The Prevotella sp. E9-3 genome has a window encoding:
- a CDS encoding uracil-xanthine permease family protein — MMNSITEKEGIRDAKELGMPKYIILGIQHLFAMFGATVLVPVLTGLSVSSTLLFAGIGTLVFHCVSKFQVPAFLGSSFAFLGGYLSVKALGIEQGMSETLALSYACIGVFFAGLCYFAMAGLIKSFGIEKILHFFPPLVTGPMIIAIGLVLSGSAIQNCTTNWSLAIIALVTVIFASVSGKGIIKIVPILLGVVVSYLTAVIMGEVDFSPLSEASWIGLPFTREQTVLAVLDNMDTTFLISTIIAIMPIAIATIMEHIGDMCAISSTVGKDFLKEPGLHRTLMGDGLATALASLFGAPANTTYGENTGVLNLTKVFDPAVIRLAACFAILLSFCPKFACLIGLMPAATIGGVSLILYGMISAVGVRNLIEDSVDFNSSRNVFVAALILVIAIGVKYGANDNVFIGPIHFSGLALSAIVGVTLNAVLPGKLGMKVKSVHGKEKKEQH; from the coding sequence ATGATGAACTCTATCACTGAAAAAGAAGGCATTAGAGATGCCAAAGAACTGGGTATGCCCAAGTATATCATCCTGGGTATCCAACATTTGTTTGCCATGTTTGGTGCCACCGTGCTGGTACCTGTATTAACCGGACTTTCTGTGTCGTCAACATTGCTGTTTGCAGGTATCGGCACATTAGTCTTTCATTGTGTTAGCAAGTTTCAGGTGCCTGCCTTCCTGGGGTCCTCATTTGCCTTTCTGGGCGGTTACCTGTCGGTGAAGGCACTCGGCATAGAGCAGGGCATGAGCGAGACGTTGGCTCTGAGCTATGCATGTATCGGTGTTTTCTTTGCTGGGCTTTGCTATTTCGCGATGGCAGGACTCATCAAGTCGTTTGGCATTGAGAAGATACTGCACTTCTTCCCGCCCTTGGTTACAGGTCCCATGATTATCGCTATCGGACTGGTGCTCTCGGGTAGTGCTATTCAGAACTGTACCACTAACTGGTCTTTGGCTATCATAGCGTTGGTAACGGTGATTTTTGCCAGTGTGAGTGGTAAGGGTATCATCAAGATTGTTCCTATTCTGTTGGGCGTGGTGGTCAGCTATCTGACGGCCGTGATAATGGGAGAAGTAGATTTCTCGCCGTTGAGTGAGGCATCATGGATTGGCCTACCGTTCACCAGAGAGCAGACCGTCTTGGCAGTCCTCGACAATATGGATACAACTTTTCTTATCTCTACCATCATTGCCATTATGCCTATTGCCATTGCAACCATCATGGAGCATATCGGTGATATGTGTGCCATTTCCTCTACTGTGGGCAAGGACTTCCTGAAGGAGCCAGGCCTTCATCGCACGCTAATGGGCGACGGACTGGCTACAGCTTTAGCATCGCTGTTCGGTGCCCCTGCTAACACTACGTACGGCGAGAATACTGGCGTGCTGAATCTGACAAAGGTGTTCGACCCTGCTGTCATCCGTTTGGCAGCTTGCTTTGCCATTCTGCTATCGTTCTGTCCTAAGTTTGCCTGCCTCATAGGCTTGATGCCTGCTGCCACGATAGGCGGTGTAAGCCTGATTCTCTACGGTATGATATCGGCTGTGGGTGTACGCAATCTGATAGAGGACAGCGTTGATTTCAATTCTTCTCGAAATGTGTTTGTAGCAGCGTTGATTCTGGTGATTGCCATCGGCGTAAAATATGGTGCCAATGACAATGTATTCATTGGTCCCATTCATTTTTCGGGTTTGGCACTTTCTGCTATCGTTGGTGTGACTCTCAATGCCGTTCTGCCTGGCAAATTAGGTATGAAGGTGAAAAGTGTTCACGGCAAAGAGAAAAAAGAGCAACATTAA
- a CDS encoding TonB-dependent siderophore receptor, with protein MLCAFSFSAIAQEEEKAWSLSLDSITVRGFHYTSSVKTQRDGSIRWDMQMMDDLPKILGNADPLHYTQMLPGIQTNNEYKSGINIRGCENSHNLISIGGAPIYNASHLMGFFSTFNASHYKALSLHRNATLGSTSNRLGGELNMELPIDRPDSLGGELALGLISSQATLRTPLGQRTGLTASARLSYMNLLYSRWLKADDQQLLYSFYDANVTLSHRINDRHLLVLDAYSGNDRLEMNESHYLAEMGDHWGNSMAALHWFYDSREDFNMHTMGYVTNYNNKFSLIMNDADFQLLSGIIDIGLKSTANYRRWHYGIESVMHHVEPQSLKADGSFNKSNGHTSTTNSLETSLFVEYQQPIAGNVQAVAGLKGSHYLYDDKKSYTSADPSVALLYDDYMTLLSVSFSTKHQYLFQTGFSNIGLPSEFWLSSSDKRRPQYAYIYSAGASRYLFGRRYRLSLDAYYMQINRQIEYKGSVLDYVNSTYDIERNLIYGKGYNYGYSAMLQKCTGNITGWVSYTFTRARRTFEEENMKGYFPAAHERPHELTFVGSYSLNPHWSFGSTFVYATGTPFTAPRHIAFINTNFLIDYGEHNGSRLKPYARLDLSVNYKWHTRWFKEQGVNLSVYNATAHRNELFYYVSTKGGVQFAYKPVTFAIDVLPSVSYYCKF; from the coding sequence ATGCTCTGCGCTTTTTCTTTCTCTGCCATTGCGCAAGAGGAAGAAAAAGCGTGGAGCTTGTCATTAGATAGTATTACCGTTCGTGGCTTCCACTATACATCTTCTGTGAAGACCCAGCGTGATGGCTCAATACGTTGGGATATGCAGATGATGGATGACCTTCCCAAGATATTGGGAAATGCTGACCCCTTGCATTACACACAGATGCTGCCTGGCATACAGACCAATAATGAGTATAAGAGTGGCATCAATATCCGTGGATGTGAGAATTCTCACAATTTGATTTCTATTGGCGGTGCCCCCATCTACAATGCCAGCCATCTGATGGGCTTCTTCTCTACTTTCAATGCATCACACTACAAAGCGCTCTCGCTTCATAGAAATGCAACACTGGGCAGTACCTCAAACCGCCTTGGTGGTGAACTGAATATGGAACTTCCCATTGACAGACCTGACTCTTTGGGAGGCGAACTGGCTTTAGGGCTTATCTCCTCACAAGCCACCCTCCGCACACCATTAGGACAACGCACAGGTCTTACGGCATCTGCACGTCTCTCCTACATGAACCTGCTCTATAGTCGATGGCTGAAGGCTGATGATCAGCAGTTGCTTTATTCTTTCTATGATGCCAATGTTACTCTTAGTCACCGGATTAACGACCGTCATTTGTTGGTGCTTGATGCCTATAGCGGTAATGATAGGCTTGAGATGAACGAATCCCACTATTTGGCCGAAATGGGCGACCATTGGGGTAACAGTATGGCTGCCCTTCATTGGTTTTACGATAGTAGGGAAGACTTTAATATGCATACTATGGGCTATGTGACTAACTACAACAACAAGTTCAGTCTCATAATGAATGATGCAGATTTTCAATTGCTATCCGGTATCATTGACATTGGTCTTAAAAGCACAGCCAACTACCGTCGCTGGCACTATGGCATAGAGAGTGTTATGCATCACGTGGAGCCACAATCGCTAAAGGCTGATGGGAGTTTTAATAAAAGCAATGGTCACACTTCCACCACCAATTCTCTTGAAACATCGCTCTTCGTTGAGTATCAGCAGCCAATAGCCGGGAATGTGCAGGCGGTAGCCGGATTGAAAGGGAGTCACTATCTGTATGATGATAAAAAGTCTTATACCAGTGCCGACCCGTCTGTGGCTTTGTTATACGATGATTATATGACATTGCTCTCCGTCAGTTTCTCTACAAAACATCAATATCTGTTTCAGACAGGTTTCTCAAACATAGGGCTTCCGTCGGAATTTTGGTTGTCGTCCAGTGATAAACGTAGGCCCCAGTATGCTTATATCTATTCTGCAGGTGCTTCTCGCTATCTTTTTGGTCGCCGATATCGTTTGTCGCTTGATGCCTATTATATGCAAATCAATCGCCAGATAGAATACAAAGGTTCAGTTCTCGACTATGTTAACAGTACCTACGATATTGAGCGTAACCTGATTTACGGCAAGGGTTATAACTATGGATACAGTGCAATGTTACAGAAATGTACAGGTAATATTACAGGATGGGTGAGTTATACGTTTACGCGAGCCCGACGCACTTTTGAGGAGGAAAATATGAAAGGATATTTTCCAGCAGCTCATGAAAGACCCCACGAACTCACGTTTGTCGGCAGTTACTCGCTCAACCCACATTGGAGTTTTGGATCAACCTTCGTCTATGCCACTGGTACTCCCTTCACCGCCCCCCGTCATATTGCATTTATAAACACCAATTTCCTCATTGACTATGGAGAGCATAATGGTAGCAGACTGAAACCTTATGCGCGTCTCGACCTTTCAGTAAACTACAAGTGGCACACACGATGGTTCAAAGAACAAGGTGTGAATCTGTCAGTCTATAATGCTACAGCCCATCGCAATGAACTCTTCTATTATGTCAGTACCAAGGGTGGAGTCCAGTTTGCCTATAAGCCGGTGACTTTTGCTATTGATGTTCTGCCCTCAGTCAGTTATTATTGTAAGTTTTAG
- the sprA gene encoding cell surface protein SprA, with protein MKRLAYILCILLSITALAIPPQDDNTQPKKPAPKAQPKSVSTEDESIPDSLVHTRWRIQKTAPLTTEDADSSALDLHMPENIKLETVYNDSLNLYFLGSKMGDSYLSAPILMTPEEYMKWSERKARQAFFRQKDAENAAAKGKEKFDFTDMHFDLGPAEKIFGPGGVRIKTQGTAELKLGVTMKNVENPSLPIRNRKTTAFDFDEKINLSVNGKVGDKVNMTLNYNTDATFDFDTKNLKLRYEGKEDEIVKLVEAGNVSFPSNNSLVTGASSLFGIRTDLQFGKLKLQTVLSQKNSTSKSVQSKGGKQTTPFELNVSDYEENRHFFLSHHFRQMYDRAMQSLPNLTTGVKINRVEVWVTNKSGTTANSRNIIAFTDLGENAYISNKNWNPTGLNVPSNLANNEYQTLVAQIDSASRTFDIITSRLEAIPEFYGGSDYEKLASARLLSQNEYTVNTALGYISLKTGLQTDQVLAVAYEYTYGGQTYQVGEFSTDLTQTDKALFVKSLKNTSNNPSQGNWRLMMKNVYYLASNVERDGFRLDIKYQSDTTGTYLSYLPEAQLKSTLLLQVMGLDRLDKNMKPHANGQFDYVQGYTIDNGRVFLPSAEPFGSYLRNYLKQKGLESLADKYCFDALYDSTKTYAKQNAEKNKFIMTGQFRGSSANVISLGAYNVPQGSVVVTAGGVVLQEGSDYSVDYSAGEVTILNQSILDAGTNVNVSLEDNTQYGMQRKTMFGINWEYDFSKNFTLSGTLQHLQEQALITKVSMGEEPLNNTIWGLSLNWKKESQWLTNMLDRLPLLHLTQPSQISFTGEFAQLIAGKARGTQDNASYIDDFENTKNLLDVSDPKAWLLSSVPFMFPNHDDKETVSSGYGRALLAWYNVDPIFTRRSSSLTPGHIKSDLEQLSNHYVREVYVRELYPNRDQSSYNGATSTLPVLNLAYYPQERGPYNLTTDMNADGTLKNPKQKWGGMMRRLETTDFEQANIEYIEFWLLDPYIYTRKNGTASSHAGELYINLGEVSEDVLCDGKKFYESGMPVDGTSQFTTTQWGKIPVQATQTYAFATTSGSRQLQDVGFNGLNNDEERQYGAYQQWLNAISGIVTNDSLIQAWRNDPAGDDYHYFRGSDFDDQQMSIMDRYKRINNPQGNSPASDNQTESYDTSYKTGPDVEDINQDFTLNEYERYFQYRIPISDEELQAYNRGAKSAKSYIVDHRDYNAKLRNGDSATVRWYQYRIPLAEYQDKIGTINDFTSIRFMRMFLTGFEQPIVLRFGSLDLVRGEWRQYKKSLQTAVGAETGLMEMSAVNVEENTDRTPVAYVLPPGITRATDPSQPQLTENNEQALCLTVKNLSQNESKAVYKNSNLDLRNYRRLQMFVHANNLVPNETQLEDYQLAVFIRLGSDYKNNYYEYLIPLKLTPEGQYRWNVPNDRILVWPEENMLDIDLRIFTQLKKARNMARANGTGSYTELFSDYDPEKPNNRISIMGNPSLGEVKTMIIGVRNLSNSAKSGEVWVNELRLRETNNEGGWAASGTMNVQLSDFGSVNVTGRYITDGFGGLEDGIMQRSTDTQKSYAVTANLEMGKFFPDKAKVTLPVYYSYSKEIISPKYNPLDSDMELDDALASAKDSHERDSIESIAQTRNITRNFSVSNARVDIKNKKHPMPYDPANFSVSYSHAHRKTTGETTVWETDDQWRGALNYTYSPVLKTWEPFKKVKGKSKWLNFPKAIGFNFLPQNIAFGSELTRTYYELQERDLENTVNPNLPLSFSEQFLFNRDFQLRWDFTKNLHMNFQSATHAEIEEPYTPINKDLYPDHYSAWKDSVWTSIRHWGVPLDYQQSFTMSYQLPIDKLPITDWVKTDASYNASYSWQRGTELDDGTSLGNTISNNSNLTINGAFNMETLYNHFEFLKKTNERFKKQNRRPDAKKKPKRPETKNAKTKEGEQAAKDDAKETKALPKNKNTFQRELSLQADTVIEVMHAKKSKRLIVSFKDSKGKAVNLKWKVIDENKIKVWGTDSMKVKISVMPKEPYENQWWYSPAQYTARLLMMVRNINISYRQQRSMTLPGFIPNVGDAFGQRTGSVLSPGLDFAFGLAGESYLQKALDNDWLLCNDSVATPSTMSKTEDLQLKATLEPVTDLKIDLTASRTMTRTKSVQFMYESSPTTQSGSFNMTTISIRSAFEGMGDASNGYYSASFDEFRNKIEGFRQRVQAQYGNARPSIVNADGTPVAVNPIDPYSSDVLIPAFLSTYTAGGSSSLSIFPALTRLLPNWTVRYSGLSKLPWIADHFKSVNLNHGYKSVFSIGSYNSYSSWLEYMGDLGFVKAADGSYTPSSMYNVSTVSINEAFSPLFGVDVTLHNNMTFKVEYKTTRVLNLSMTSVQINEALSKDWVIGMGYKISNLNIFGMGNSRKVKGSNKNNGKDNNDNNKNQQQSRQSNKGGINHDLNTRVDVSFRNQAAITRDIASGVSSASSGNQALKISFSAEYTLSRYLSMSAYYERQTNTPLLSANSYPTTTQDFGVSLKFSLTR; from the coding sequence TTGAAGCGTTTAGCCTATATACTGTGCATCTTACTGAGCATTACGGCCTTAGCCATACCGCCGCAAGATGACAACACCCAGCCGAAGAAGCCTGCGCCAAAAGCGCAGCCTAAGTCGGTGTCCACAGAGGATGAGAGCATCCCCGACTCGCTGGTACACACCCGCTGGCGCATTCAGAAAACCGCACCACTGACTACTGAAGATGCCGACAGCAGTGCGCTGGACTTGCACATGCCGGAGAACATCAAGCTTGAAACGGTGTACAACGATTCGCTGAACCTCTATTTTCTCGGTTCAAAGATGGGCGACTCGTATCTCAGCGCCCCCATCCTCATGACGCCTGAGGAGTATATGAAATGGAGCGAACGGAAGGCCCGACAGGCTTTCTTCCGACAGAAAGATGCCGAGAATGCCGCCGCTAAGGGTAAGGAAAAGTTTGACTTCACCGACATGCACTTTGACCTGGGACCAGCAGAGAAGATATTCGGACCGGGAGGCGTGCGCATCAAGACTCAGGGAACGGCCGAACTGAAACTGGGCGTCACCATGAAGAATGTGGAGAACCCCTCACTGCCCATCCGCAACAGAAAAACTACGGCTTTCGACTTCGACGAAAAGATAAACCTGAGCGTGAACGGCAAGGTGGGCGACAAGGTGAACATGACCTTGAACTACAACACCGATGCCACCTTCGACTTTGACACCAAGAACCTGAAACTGCGCTACGAGGGAAAGGAAGACGAGATAGTGAAACTGGTGGAAGCCGGCAACGTGTCGTTCCCCTCCAACAACTCGCTGGTGACGGGCGCCTCAAGTCTGTTCGGCATTCGCACCGACCTGCAGTTTGGCAAACTGAAACTGCAGACGGTACTGTCGCAGAAAAACTCTACCTCGAAAAGCGTGCAGAGCAAAGGCGGAAAACAGACTACCCCCTTCGAACTCAACGTATCGGACTACGAAGAGAACCGACACTTCTTCCTCTCACACCACTTCCGACAGATGTACGACCGCGCCATGCAGTCGCTGCCCAACCTGACCACAGGCGTCAAGATAAACCGTGTGGAGGTGTGGGTGACCAACAAGAGCGGTACCACGGCCAACTCGCGCAACATTATTGCCTTCACCGACCTGGGCGAGAATGCGTACATCAGCAATAAAAACTGGAACCCTACAGGACTCAACGTGCCCAGCAACCTGGCCAACAACGAGTATCAGACGCTGGTGGCACAGATCGACTCGGCATCTCGCACCTTCGACATCATCACCTCCCGACTGGAGGCCATACCCGAATTTTACGGCGGCAGCGACTATGAGAAGTTGGCTTCAGCCCGACTGCTCTCGCAGAACGAATATACCGTGAACACCGCCTTGGGATATATCTCGCTGAAAACAGGACTGCAGACTGACCAAGTGCTGGCCGTAGCCTATGAGTACACTTATGGCGGACAGACCTATCAGGTGGGTGAATTCTCTACCGACCTGACGCAGACCGACAAGGCGCTTTTCGTCAAATCACTGAAGAACACCAGCAACAACCCCTCTCAGGGCAACTGGCGCCTGATGATGAAAAACGTGTACTACCTGGCCTCAAACGTGGAACGCGACGGATTCCGACTGGACATCAAATACCAAAGCGATACCACGGGTACATATTTGAGTTATCTGCCTGAGGCTCAGCTGAAAAGTACCTTATTGCTTCAGGTGATGGGATTAGACCGACTGGACAAAAACATGAAGCCCCACGCCAACGGTCAGTTTGACTATGTGCAGGGATATACCATCGACAACGGCCGCGTGTTCCTGCCATCGGCAGAGCCCTTCGGCAGTTATCTGCGCAACTACTTGAAACAGAAAGGACTGGAAAGTCTGGCCGACAAATACTGCTTTGACGCACTCTACGACTCTACCAAGACGTATGCCAAGCAGAATGCCGAGAAGAACAAGTTCATCATGACCGGACAGTTCCGCGGCAGTTCGGCCAACGTGATATCCCTGGGTGCCTACAACGTGCCGCAGGGTTCGGTGGTGGTGACGGCCGGCGGTGTGGTGCTGCAAGAAGGCAGCGACTACTCGGTAGATTATTCTGCCGGTGAGGTGACCATTCTGAATCAGAGCATCCTCGATGCAGGAACGAATGTGAACGTAAGTCTGGAGGACAACACCCAATATGGCATGCAGCGCAAAACGATGTTCGGCATCAACTGGGAATATGACTTCTCGAAGAATTTCACCTTGAGCGGCACCCTGCAGCACCTGCAGGAACAGGCCCTCATCACAAAGGTGTCGATGGGCGAAGAGCCGCTGAACAACACCATCTGGGGACTGAGTCTGAACTGGAAAAAGGAATCGCAGTGGCTCACCAACATGCTGGACCGCCTGCCCCTGCTGCACCTCACGCAGCCCTCGCAGATATCGTTCACAGGCGAGTTTGCACAACTTATAGCAGGAAAAGCACGTGGAACACAGGACAATGCCTCGTATATCGATGACTTTGAGAACACGAAAAACCTGCTGGACGTGAGTGATCCTAAAGCATGGTTATTGTCGAGCGTGCCTTTTATGTTCCCTAATCACGACGACAAGGAGACGGTGAGCAGCGGCTACGGGCGCGCCTTGCTGGCGTGGTACAACGTAGATCCCATCTTCACCCGCCGCTCGTCAAGCTTGACCCCAGGCCATATCAAGAGCGACTTGGAACAACTGTCTAACCACTATGTGCGTGAAGTATATGTGCGCGAACTCTACCCCAACCGCGACCAGTCCAGCTACAACGGCGCCACCTCTACCCTGCCCGTGCTCAACCTGGCCTACTATCCGCAGGAACGAGGTCCCTACAACCTGACCACCGACATGAACGCTGACGGAACACTGAAGAATCCAAAGCAGAAATGGGGCGGTATGATGCGACGACTGGAGACAACCGATTTCGAACAGGCCAACATAGAGTACATTGAATTCTGGCTGCTCGACCCTTATATCTATACGCGTAAGAACGGTACGGCAAGCAGTCACGCCGGAGAGTTGTACATCAACTTAGGCGAAGTGAGTGAGGATGTGCTCTGTGACGGAAAGAAATTCTATGAAAGTGGCATGCCCGTAGATGGCACTTCACAGTTCACCACCACACAGTGGGGAAAAATCCCTGTGCAGGCCACACAGACCTACGCATTTGCCACAACCAGCGGTTCACGCCAACTGCAGGATGTGGGATTCAATGGACTGAACAACGACGAGGAACGCCAGTACGGGGCCTACCAACAGTGGCTGAATGCTATCAGTGGTATAGTGACCAACGACTCATTGATTCAGGCTTGGCGCAACGACCCTGCCGGCGATGACTATCACTACTTCCGTGGTAGCGACTTCGACGATCAGCAAATGAGCATCATGGACCGTTACAAGCGCATCAACAATCCGCAAGGCAACTCTCCTGCCAGCGATAATCAGACAGAAAGCTACGATACCAGTTACAAGACTGGTCCAGATGTTGAGGACATCAATCAGGACTTCACCCTGAACGAATACGAACGCTATTTCCAATACCGTATTCCCATCAGCGATGAAGAACTGCAGGCATACAACCGAGGGGCAAAGAGCGCGAAATCCTATATCGTGGACCATCGTGACTACAATGCCAAACTACGTAATGGCGACTCGGCTACTGTTCGCTGGTACCAATACCGTATTCCACTGGCAGAATATCAGGACAAGATTGGTACCATCAATGATTTCACCTCCATCCGCTTCATGCGTATGTTCCTTACGGGATTTGAACAGCCAATCGTACTCCGATTCGGTTCGCTCGACTTGGTTCGCGGTGAATGGCGCCAGTACAAGAAGAGTCTGCAGACGGCTGTGGGAGCAGAGACTGGACTAATGGAGATGAGTGCCGTGAACGTGGAAGAGAATACCGACCGCACGCCCGTAGCCTATGTGCTGCCACCAGGCATCACCCGTGCCACCGATCCCTCTCAGCCTCAGCTTACAGAGAACAATGAGCAGGCATTATGTCTGACGGTGAAGAATCTGAGTCAGAACGAGTCAAAGGCTGTCTATAAGAACAGCAACCTGGACTTGCGCAACTATCGCCGACTCCAGATGTTTGTACACGCCAACAATCTGGTGCCCAACGAAACTCAGTTGGAAGACTACCAGTTGGCAGTATTCATCCGCTTGGGCAGTGACTACAAGAACAACTATTACGAATACCTGATTCCGCTGAAACTGACGCCCGAAGGACAGTATCGCTGGAACGTTCCCAACGACCGTATTCTGGTATGGCCGGAGGAGAACATGCTCGACATCGACTTGCGCATCTTCACCCAACTGAAGAAGGCACGCAACATGGCACGAGCCAATGGCACAGGCAGTTACACAGAGCTGTTCAGCGACTATGACCCAGAAAAGCCCAACAACCGCATCAGTATTATGGGTAACCCCTCGCTGGGAGAAGTAAAGACCATGATTATCGGTGTGCGCAACCTGTCGAATTCAGCTAAATCGGGTGAGGTGTGGGTCAACGAGCTTAGACTGCGCGAAACCAACAATGAGGGCGGATGGGCCGCTTCGGGCACCATGAACGTCCAGTTGTCGGACTTCGGTTCGGTGAACGTAACAGGCCGCTATATCACAGACGGATTCGGCGGACTGGAAGACGGAATCATGCAGCGTAGCACCGACACACAGAAATCGTATGCAGTAACGGCCAATCTGGAAATGGGTAAGTTCTTCCCAGATAAGGCAAAGGTTACGCTGCCAGTTTACTACTCTTACTCGAAAGAGATTATCAGTCCGAAGTACAACCCACTGGACTCAGACATGGAACTTGACGACGCACTGGCTTCGGCAAAGGACAGTCATGAGCGTGATTCTATAGAGAGTATCGCACAGACACGCAATATCACACGAAACTTCTCAGTATCGAATGCCCGTGTGGATATTAAGAACAAAAAGCATCCTATGCCTTATGATCCGGCCAACTTCTCAGTAAGCTATAGCCATGCCCACCGTAAGACTACTGGTGAGACTACCGTTTGGGAAACCGACGACCAGTGGCGCGGTGCTTTGAACTATACCTACTCTCCCGTACTGAAGACATGGGAACCGTTCAAGAAGGTAAAGGGCAAGTCTAAATGGCTGAACTTCCCCAAGGCTATCGGCTTCAACTTCCTGCCACAAAACATTGCCTTCGGCTCAGAGCTTACCCGTACCTACTACGAACTGCAGGAGCGTGACTTGGAGAACACTGTAAATCCGAACCTGCCACTCTCGTTCAGTGAGCAGTTCCTCTTCAACCGTGACTTCCAGTTGCGCTGGGACTTCACCAAAAACCTGCACATGAACTTCCAGTCGGCCACTCATGCCGAGATTGAGGAACCTTACACTCCCATCAATAAGGATCTTTACCCCGACCACTATTCAGCATGGAAGGATTCGGTATGGACCAGCATCAGGCACTGGGGTGTACCCCTCGACTATCAGCAGTCGTTTACCATGAGCTATCAGTTGCCTATCGACAAGTTGCCCATCACTGACTGGGTGAAGACCGATGCCTCCTACAATGCCAGCTACTCATGGCAGCGAGGCACAGAACTAGACGATGGCACCTCACTGGGCAACACCATCTCAAACAACAGCAATCTGACCATCAACGGTGCCTTCAATATGGAGACGCTCTACAATCACTTTGAATTCCTGAAAAAGACCAACGAGCGCTTTAAGAAGCAGAACCGCAGACCAGACGCCAAGAAAAAGCCTAAGCGCCCGGAAACAAAGAATGCCAAGACCAAGGAGGGTGAACAGGCCGCAAAGGACGATGCCAAGGAAACAAAGGCACTGCCCAAGAACAAAAACACCTTCCAGCGTGAGCTGTCGCTACAGGCCGACACGGTGATTGAAGTGATGCACGCCAAGAAATCCAAGCGCCTCATTGTATCGTTCAAGGACAGCAAAGGAAAGGCCGTCAACCTGAAATGGAAGGTGATAGATGAAAACAAGATCAAGGTATGGGGCACTGACAGCATGAAGGTGAAAATCAGCGTGATGCCCAAGGAGCCCTATGAGAACCAGTGGTGGTATTCACCGGCACAATACACCGCCCGACTGCTGATGATGGTTCGCAACATCAATATCTCCTATCGCCAGCAGCGCTCCATGACTCTCCCCGGATTCATCCCCAATGTAGGCGATGCCTTCGGACAGCGCACCGGCAGTGTGCTCTCGCCAGGACTTGACTTCGCTTTCGGACTGGCAGGTGAGAGTTACCTGCAGAAAGCACTCGACAACGACTGGCTGCTCTGCAACGACAGTGTGGCCACACCTTCAACCATGTCGAAAACGGAAGACCTGCAGCTGAAGGCCACCCTCGAGCCTGTCACCGATCTGAAGATTGACCTCACGGCTTCGCGCACCATGACACGCACCAAGAGCGTACAGTTCATGTATGAGAGCTCGCCCACCACACAGAGCGGTTCCTTCAACATGACCACCATTTCTATCCGCAGTGCCTTCGAAGGCATGGGCGACGCTTCCAACGGCTACTACTCGGCCTCGTTCGATGAGTTCCGCAACAAGATAGAAGGGTTCCGCCAAAGGGTTCAGGCACAATACGGAAATGCACGTCCGTCAATCGTCAATGCCGACGGAACACCCGTGGCTGTGAATCCCATCGATCCCTACTCATCGGATGTGCTCATCCCTGCTTTCCTCAGCACTTACACAGCAGGAGGCTCGTCATCGCTCAGCATATTCCCTGCACTGACCCGACTACTGCCCAACTGGACGGTGCGCTATAGCGGACTCTCCAAGCTGCCTTGGATTGCCGACCACTTCAAGAGCGTGAACCTGAACCACGGCTATAAGTCGGTGTTCAGCATCGGTTCCTACAATAGCTATAGTTCGTGGCTCGAGTACATGGGCGACCTGGGTTTTGTGAAGGCAGCCGACGGTAGTTATACCCCCTCTTCGATGTACAACGTCTCTACGGTAAGCATCAATGAGGCTTTCTCGCCATTGTTCGGCGTTGATGTCACATTGCACAATAACATGACCTTTAAGGTGGAGTACAAGACCACTCGTGTGCTGAACCTCTCCATGACAAGTGTACAGATCAACGAAGCACTCTCAAAGGACTGGGTGATTGGTATGGGCTACAAAATCTCCAACCTCAACATCTTCGGCATGGGCAACAGCCGTAAGGTAAAAGGTAGTAACAAGAATAACGGAAAAGACAACAACGATAACAACAAGAATCAGCAACAGTCACGCCAAAGCAACAAGGGTGGCATTAACCACGACCTGAACACCCGCGTGGATGTGTCGTTCAGAAATCAGGCAGCCATCACCCGTGATATTGCCTCAGGAGTTTCATCTGCCAGCAGCGGAAATCAGGCATTGAAGATTTCTTTCTCGGCAGAATACACACTCTCACGCTATCTGAGCATGAGTGCCTACTACGAGCGGCAGACCAACACGCCACTGCTCTCGGCCAACAGCTATCCTACTACCACGCAAGACTTCGGTGTATCACTGAAATTCTCTTTGACCCGATAG